A single region of the Pseudomonas granadensis genome encodes:
- a CDS encoding MaoC family dehydratase gives MSIEWRTLDREPNLPALYTRAAMRRKITGKQLPDRGWRCWIDIDGKRLAAYRKVCGFTDDGLLPPTYPHILAFALQMQLLTDKEFPFPLLGLVHLSNRIRVLRPLGAISRAQVSVRVHNLQAHAKGVTFDLLTTLDDQLGPLWEAQSQMLCRGGKLDGEPAEPIWQPAQALLEVAHWHAPADIGRQYAKVSGDYNPIHLSAASAKLFGFPTAIAHGLWNKARTVAALSEHLPKANLEIAVHFRKPVRLPSEVTLLASAPGSSGELRLVGAGDLEHMVGQWQPIA, from the coding sequence ATGAGCATCGAATGGCGCACGCTGGACCGCGAACCGAACCTGCCCGCGCTGTACACCAGGGCGGCAATGCGGCGCAAGATCACTGGCAAGCAATTGCCCGACCGAGGTTGGCGCTGCTGGATCGACATCGATGGCAAACGTCTGGCGGCGTATCGCAAGGTCTGCGGCTTCACCGACGACGGCCTGCTGCCACCGACGTATCCGCACATTCTTGCCTTCGCCCTGCAGATGCAGTTGCTCACTGACAAGGAATTCCCGTTTCCACTGCTGGGGCTGGTTCATCTGAGCAATCGCATTCGCGTGCTGCGACCGTTGGGCGCAATCAGCCGGGCGCAGGTCAGCGTGCGTGTGCACAACCTGCAAGCGCATGCCAAAGGCGTGACGTTCGATCTGTTGACCACACTGGATGATCAGCTCGGGCCGCTGTGGGAGGCGCAGAGTCAGATGCTCTGTCGCGGGGGGAAACTCGACGGCGAGCCCGCTGAACCCATCTGGCAACCCGCGCAAGCGCTGTTGGAGGTGGCGCACTGGCACGCGCCGGCGGATATCGGCCGGCAATACGCGAAAGTGTCCGGCGACTACAATCCGATCCACCTGAGCGCCGCCAGCGCAAAACTGTTCGGTTTCCCCACCGCCATCGCCCACGGTTTATGGAACAAGGCGCGCACGGTGGCGGCACTCTCCGAGCACCTGCCCAAAGCCAATCTGGAGATCGCCGTGCATTTTCGCAAACCGGTGCGCCTGCCCAGCGAAGTGACGTTGCTGGCGAGTGCGCCGGGTTCCAGCGGCGAGTTGCGACTGGTCGGCGCCGGAGATCTGGAGCACATGGTCGGCCAGTGGCAGCCGATTGCCTGA